Proteins found in one Thalassomonas actiniarum genomic segment:
- a CDS encoding DUF2333 family protein, translating into MKVSFSTKTVVTMVVAVLFIFYFIGVWWSFEPDEFDIKAQVTQDATLDNVAPVVGYTTTTSLIRVIETMLDKPGGYLSNDAIPPSVFLDNIPAWEFGALEMVRDMALVMRQEFSRSQSQSLENQHLKSAHPQLNIDHTSWAMPSAEGEYKKAIKELYAYRSALTDVSSQNAQFYARADNLRDWLKEVEKRLGSYSQRLSASVGREQMNTDLAGDSVAQQSTSAASSLQMKTSWWKIDDEFYEARGACWALLHFLQAIEIDFNDVLEKKNAKVSVQQIIRELKASQQPVWSPMILNGDGFGFLANHSLVMANYISRANAALIDLNELLSQG; encoded by the coding sequence ATGAAAGTTAGTTTTTCCACAAAAACAGTCGTGACTATGGTCGTGGCTGTGTTGTTTATTTTTTATTTTATCGGGGTGTGGTGGAGTTTTGAGCCGGATGAATTTGATATCAAGGCCCAGGTGACCCAGGATGCCACCCTTGATAATGTTGCCCCCGTGGTCGGTTATACCACAACCACGTCTTTGATCCGGGTGATCGAAACCATGCTTGATAAACCCGGCGGTTATTTATCCAACGATGCCATCCCGCCGTCGGTGTTTTTAGATAATATTCCTGCCTGGGAATTTGGCGCCCTGGAAATGGTGCGGGATATGGCCCTGGTGATGCGTCAGGAATTTAGCCGCTCCCAGTCCCAGTCGCTGGAAAATCAGCATTTAAAAAGTGCCCATCCGCAGTTAAATATCGATCATACCAGCTGGGCGATGCCAAGTGCCGAAGGGGAATATAAGAAAGCGATCAAAGAGTTATATGCCTATCGCAGTGCGCTTACCGATGTTAGCAGCCAGAATGCGCAGTTTTATGCCCGTGCCGATAATCTGCGCGACTGGCTTAAAGAAGTGGAAAAGCGTTTAGGCAGCTATTCCCAGCGGTTAAGTGCCAGTGTCGGCCGGGAGCAGATGAACACCGATCTGGCGGGTGACAGTGTCGCCCAGCAGTCCACCAGCGCGGCCTCGAGTCTGCAAATGAAAACCAGCTGGTGGAAAATCGATGATGAATTTTATGAAGCCAGGGGCGCCTGCTGGGCGTTATTGCACTTTTTGCAGGCGATAGAAATCGATTTTAATGATGTCCTGGAAAAGAAAAATGCCAAGGTCAGCGTACAGCAAATTATCCGGGAACTAAAAGCGAGCCAGCAACCGGTGTGGAGTCCAATGATCCTGAACGGCGACGGTTTTGGTTTCCTTGCCAACCACTCGTTAGTGATGGCCAATTATATTTCGCGGGCCAATGCCGCACTAATTGATTTAAATGAATTATTAAGTCAGGGATAA
- a CDS encoding DUF6351 family protein yields MTQKRSIFLGVTLLFLVSIIGFFFIKLWQPAKSFAYRQVKAVAVAPDNFQLPVTRHIRLLPRPQETFAFPIAIGETGPVNSLYAGKMQYPFYCMTLDSGLGQPEVDNQLGLGVPVYRSITDKKEVIGYSKDCSLPTSVAYYRVDAGDKVGRVTQDWLERQAHGQMSKGNLFRVEQGTINRFIYTLVVPVSLDDMDSRTATSKWNQRLIYQFNGGSGIGYRQGRQTARRVITRQLQQLLDGYAVISSSGNRTSYTYNMLLAEDTARRVKKQFVSLYGEPLYTVGIGGSGGGLAQYLIGQNSQDILDGLIPLYSYPDMITQTTYALDCDLLNNYFTFRSRDKATWNDWQKRQLIEGMNAINDFPQRAAFLQPVNQLMAGFVPSLPKGNSECINGYFGLSSFINNPRQGFIRDFFHPRVVEQVNWSYWQDMANVLGKDNQGFGLTTWDNVGVQYGLSAFVDNSISFEEFLDINKHIGSWKPQNEMKAESLITPFGKKLPLWLSLWGNQNITKVNGHAAKRRTGSLAAMQAAYRSGQVFIGKVALPVIDVRHYLEDDLDMHHVSASFYSRLRMQQANGHADNHVIWISHKEHNPLQQAFKMMDSWLLNKKEDSFAGVLEAKPEQLQDACFAADGAILHRGQDVWDGQWNQKQSGSCQQIYPMYSTSRIQAGGGWAGDVFKCQLMPVKKAVKAGLYGEHDMSGHIELLEAVFPDGVCDYQQGDLGRPDDI; encoded by the coding sequence ATGACACAAAAAAGGTCGATTTTCCTTGGGGTTACACTTCTATTTTTAGTCAGTATCATTGGTTTTTTCTTTATTAAACTTTGGCAACCGGCTAAATCTTTTGCTTATCGGCAGGTAAAAGCCGTGGCAGTGGCGCCGGATAATTTTCAACTGCCGGTTACGCGCCATATTCGATTGCTTCCGAGACCGCAAGAAACCTTTGCCTTCCCGATTGCTATCGGTGAAACCGGGCCGGTTAACAGTTTATATGCCGGAAAAATGCAATATCCCTTTTATTGCATGACCTTAGATTCCGGGCTGGGACAGCCTGAAGTGGATAACCAGCTTGGTCTGGGAGTACCTGTCTACCGCTCAATAACGGACAAAAAAGAGGTTATCGGCTACAGCAAAGATTGTTCTTTACCAACATCCGTGGCCTATTACAGGGTTGATGCCGGGGATAAGGTTGGGCGGGTCACTCAGGACTGGCTGGAGCGGCAGGCACATGGCCAAATGAGCAAAGGGAATTTATTCCGGGTGGAGCAGGGCACTATTAACCGCTTTATTTATACCCTGGTGGTGCCGGTATCCCTGGATGACATGGATTCTCGCACGGCAACATCCAAGTGGAATCAGCGTTTGATCTATCAGTTTAACGGCGGCTCCGGCATAGGCTACCGCCAGGGGCGACAAACGGCGCGCCGGGTGATCACCCGGCAGCTGCAGCAGTTACTGGATGGGTATGCGGTGATCAGCTCCAGCGGTAACCGTACCAGCTATACCTATAACATGCTGCTGGCAGAAGATACCGCCCGGCGGGTGAAAAAACAATTTGTCAGCTTGTATGGCGAGCCCCTTTATACCGTGGGCATCGGCGGCTCGGGCGGGGGGCTGGCGCAGTATCTGATAGGCCAGAACAGTCAGGACATACTCGATGGTTTGATCCCTTTATATTCTTATCCCGATATGATCACCCAAACCACTTATGCCTTAGATTGTGACTTATTAAATAACTATTTCACTTTCCGTAGCCGGGATAAGGCGACCTGGAATGACTGGCAAAAAAGGCAGTTGATCGAAGGTATGAATGCCATCAATGATTTTCCCCAAAGGGCTGCTTTTCTGCAGCCGGTTAATCAGTTGATGGCGGGCTTTGTTCCTTCTCTGCCTAAGGGCAACAGTGAATGTATTAATGGTTATTTTGGTTTATCCAGTTTTATTAATAATCCCAGGCAGGGCTTTATCCGCGATTTTTTCCACCCCCGGGTGGTAGAACAGGTCAACTGGAGTTACTGGCAGGATATGGCGAACGTATTAGGCAAGGATAATCAGGGTTTTGGTCTGACTACCTGGGATAATGTCGGCGTGCAATACGGCTTATCGGCTTTTGTTGATAACAGTATCAGCTTCGAAGAGTTTTTGGATATCAATAAACATATCGGCAGCTGGAAACCCCAGAATGAGATGAAAGCAGAATCGCTGATCACGCCATTTGGTAAAAAACTCCCCTTATGGCTTTCCTTATGGGGCAATCAGAATATTACCAAAGTGAACGGGCATGCGGCGAAAAGAAGAACCGGCTCTCTTGCGGCGATGCAGGCGGCCTACCGCTCCGGCCAGGTCTTTATCGGTAAGGTGGCGTTGCCGGTGATCGATGTGCGCCATTATTTAGAGGATGATCTGGATATGCACCATGTTTCTGCGTCATTCTACAGCCGGCTTCGGATGCAGCAAGCCAATGGCCATGCGGATAATCATGTGATCTGGATCTCCCACAAAGAGCATAACCCGTTGCAGCAGGCGTTTAAAATGATGGACAGCTGGCTGTTAAATAAAAAAGAGGATTCTTTTGCCGGTGTGCTTGAGGCCAAGCCCGAGCAGTTGCAAGATGCTTGTTTTGCTGCCGACGGCGCAATTTTACACCGGGGTCAGGATGTCTGGGATGGCCAGTGGAATCAAAAACAGAGCGGCAGTTGTCAGCAAATATATCCCATGTACAGCACCAGCCGTATCCAGGCCGGCGGCGGCTGGGCCGGAGATGTCTTCAAATGCCAGTTGATGCCGGTGAAAAAGGCAGTAAAAGCAGGTCTCTACGGCGAGCATGATATGAGCGGACACATTGAACTGCTTGAAGCGGTTTTTCCCGATGGCGTTTGTGATTACCAGCAAGGTGATCTTGGTCGTCCGGATGATATCTGA
- a CDS encoding GlxA family transcriptional regulator — protein sequence MTLMSQKQITIALPIYQHVLATSLTLPIEMLLAGEAFARRHDRNAASLNIQLVSQDNQEIASRAGIKLTPDARLQDCPTPDIVIVPSLWRNPRPVLRQQQELIQWLHDLWQQGTTLIGTGTGVCFLAQSGLLDNHPATTHWHYVEQFKRDYPAVVLKPDFFITQSERIYCAASLNALADIIVHIIDQTYGRTAAQQVERNFSHEIRKPYEQQRYREGAVDRHPDELISQIQFWLKTNVSSPLTLNQVAAQFGLSQRSFTRRFKTATGSSAGDYWQQLKLETAKELLSSSNLSIQEISYQVGYPNQGDLTRLFKKHLALTPKDYRQMVRKKLFSQE from the coding sequence ATGACCCTCATGAGCCAAAAGCAAATCACCATAGCCCTACCGATTTATCAGCATGTACTGGCAACCAGCTTAACCTTACCGATAGAAATGTTACTTGCAGGAGAAGCTTTTGCCAGACGCCACGACAGGAATGCGGCTTCATTGAATATCCAGCTGGTCAGCCAGGATAACCAGGAAATTGCCTCCCGTGCCGGTATCAAACTCACACCTGATGCCCGGCTCCAGGACTGCCCGACCCCGGATATCGTGATTGTACCCAGCCTGTGGCGAAATCCCAGGCCGGTTTTACGCCAGCAGCAGGAGCTCATTCAATGGCTACATGATTTATGGCAACAGGGAACTACCCTGATAGGCACGGGTACCGGAGTATGTTTTCTGGCACAGTCGGGATTGCTCGATAACCATCCCGCCACCACCCACTGGCATTATGTCGAGCAATTTAAACGGGACTATCCGGCTGTGGTGCTGAAACCGGACTTCTTTATCACCCAGTCGGAGCGGATTTATTGTGCCGCCAGCTTAAATGCCCTGGCAGATATTATTGTGCATATCATAGACCAGACATACGGTCGCACGGCTGCCCAGCAGGTGGAGCGTAATTTCTCCCATGAGATCAGGAAACCCTACGAACAGCAGAGATACAGGGAAGGAGCGGTAGATCGCCATCCCGATGAATTAATTTCCCAGATCCAGTTCTGGTTAAAAACCAATGTCTCTTCCCCCCTGACCTTAAATCAGGTCGCCGCCCAGTTCGGCTTGAGTCAGCGCTCTTTTACCCGGCGCTTTAAAACGGCTACCGGCAGCAGCGCCGGGGACTACTGGCAGCAATTAAAACTGGAGACCGCCAAAGAGCTGCTATCTTCGAGTAATTTATCGATCCAGGAAATATCCTACCAGGTGGGATATCCGAACCAGGGAGATCTGACCCGGTTATTTAAAAAACATCTGGCGCTAACCCCGAAGGATTACCGCCAGATGGTACGTAAAAAACTCTTCAGCCAGGAATAA
- a CDS encoding enoyl-CoA hydratase-related protein — translation MDNLILTHEHQGVFTITLNRLDKKNALNTAMYQSLIKHFAYASESDTVHCLLIQGDQNCFTAGNDLQDFIESAESGDLVAMDFVRTLAAFDKPIIAAVAGVAVGIGTTLLLHCDMVVAANNSHFKLPFTQLGLCPEAGSSLLLTQRLGHNRAFELLVLGKSFEAEQALEYGLVNQVCQPDEVLSRAATLAAEIAALPQDAVKTSRALIHQASQAILPAVIENEGKEFVRLMATDSCKNILAKFFK, via the coding sequence ATGGATAATTTAATTCTTACTCATGAACACCAAGGCGTTTTCACTATCACCTTGAATCGTCTTGATAAAAAAAATGCCCTTAACACGGCCATGTACCAGTCCCTGATCAAACACTTTGCTTATGCCAGCGAAAGCGATACTGTGCATTGCCTGCTGATCCAGGGGGATCAAAACTGCTTCACCGCAGGTAACGACCTGCAGGACTTTATTGAAAGCGCCGAAAGCGGTGACCTGGTGGCAATGGACTTTGTCAGGACCCTGGCCGCTTTCGACAAGCCGATTATTGCCGCCGTCGCCGGTGTTGCCGTGGGTATCGGCACCACCTTGCTGCTGCACTGCGACATGGTGGTCGCCGCCAACAACAGTCATTTTAAACTGCCCTTTACCCAGTTAGGCCTGTGTCCGGAAGCCGGCTCCAGCTTATTGCTGACCCAACGCCTCGGCCATAACCGCGCCTTTGAACTCCTGGTCTTAGGAAAGTCCTTCGAAGCGGAGCAGGCGCTGGAATATGGCCTGGTAAACCAGGTATGCCAGCCGGATGAAGTACTTTCACGGGCCGCGACCCTGGCCGCTGAAATTGCCGCCCTGCCGCAAGATGCCGTTAAAACCAGCCGGGCCCTTATTCATCAAGCCAGCCAGGCAATATTACCGGCGGTCATTGAAAATGAAGGTAAGGAGTTTGTCCGGCTGATGGCCACCGATAGCTGCAAAAACATCCTGGCCAAATTCTTCAAATAA
- a CDS encoding PspC domain-containing protein, which translates to MQYERSYSVKKTLSKDVHHKKLSGVCAGLAKYYQLPRLVVRMAAIVALITFPVATGVAYLVSALLMSDR; encoded by the coding sequence ATGCAATACGAGAGAAGTTATTCAGTTAAAAAAACACTGAGCAAAGATGTTCACCATAAAAAACTATCCGGAGTCTGCGCCGGCCTGGCCAAATATTATCAGTTGCCCAGGTTAGTGGTAAGGATGGCAGCAATTGTAGCACTGATCACCTTTCCGGTAGCAACCGGCGTGGCTTACCTGGTATCAGCCCTGCTGATGTCGGACAGGTAA
- the pspA gene encoding phage shock protein PspA, which yields MGMFSRFADIINANINSMLDKAEHPEKMIKLIIQEMEETLVEVRAAAAKHIAEKKTLLRQKRTIETSICHWQEKAELAISKDREDLARSALAEKNKNKEQAQLIQEELDTLEEYLSKVQEDSQRLQDKLTEAKRRQQAYVVREQSVQARLKVRQQAAVVNIDEAIAKFERYQQKIDRVEAEVEAYDLMENKDLNSQFRELENDDNIEQELAQLKKQVANG from the coding sequence ATGGGTATGTTTTCAAGATTTGCCGATATCATCAACGCCAATATCAACAGCATGTTAGATAAAGCCGAACATCCGGAAAAAATGATCAAGCTGATCATTCAGGAAATGGAAGAAACTCTGGTTGAGGTACGGGCAGCGGCGGCAAAACATATTGCCGAGAAGAAAACGTTATTACGGCAAAAGCGCACCATAGAGACCAGCATTTGCCATTGGCAGGAGAAAGCCGAACTGGCGATCAGTAAAGATCGGGAAGATTTGGCCCGGTCAGCGCTGGCAGAAAAAAACAAAAACAAAGAGCAGGCGCAGCTTATTCAGGAAGAGCTGGATACGTTGGAAGAATATTTAAGCAAGGTACAGGAAGACAGTCAGCGCTTGCAGGATAAGTTAACCGAAGCCAAACGTCGCCAGCAGGCTTATGTGGTGCGTGAACAAAGCGTCCAGGCCAGATTGAAAGTGCGTCAGCAGGCGGCGGTGGTCAATATTGATGAAGCGATAGCTAAATTTGAGCGTTACCAGCAAAAAATTGACCGGGTCGAGGCGGAAGTTGAGGCTTATGATCTGATGGAAAACAAAGATCTCAATAGCCAATTCCGTGAGTTGGAAAATGACGACAACATAGAGCAGGAGCTGGCGCAACTGAAAAAGCAGGTGGCCAACGGTTAG
- a CDS encoding copper chaperone PCu(A)C, with amino-acid sequence MKKFYPAFSLFICCFLTVCSFSALSFTASAAIAVDGGYVRETIPGTAISSAYMTITNSSDKAFTLTGASSTRSPRIEIHEHTMSDGMMRMRQKASITIKGKESVTLQPSGLHLMVFDLPGPLKHGENVPVTLHFAGGQDVNIELPVQGLKKKNTHQKKDNHHHHH; translated from the coding sequence ATGAAAAAATTTTACCCGGCTTTTTCATTGTTTATATGTTGTTTTTTAACTGTTTGCAGTTTCAGTGCCTTAAGTTTTACGGCAAGCGCAGCAATCGCTGTTGATGGCGGCTACGTCAGGGAAACCATTCCCGGCACCGCAATTTCCTCGGCCTACATGACCATCACCAACAGCAGCGACAAGGCCTTTACCTTAACCGGCGCCAGCAGCACACGCAGCCCGCGTATTGAAATTCATGAGCATACCATGTCCGACGGCATGATGCGTATGAGGCAAAAGGCGTCAATCACTATCAAGGGCAAGGAAAGTGTGACCTTACAACCCTCTGGGCTGCATTTAATGGTGTTCGATTTACCCGGGCCGTTAAAACATGGGGAAAACGTGCCGGTCACCTTGCATTTTGCCGGGGGGCAGGATGTCAATATTGAGCTGCCGGTGCAGGGCTTAAAGAAAAAAAACACTCACCAGAAGAAAGACAATCACCATCACCATCATTAG
- a CDS encoding TIGR04219 family outer membrane beta-barrel protein yields MKKAAIALTLTTLLSASVQADTLLGVYFGGQVWDNEAEGVFGESTTQSDFNLKDEQQGSFFVAVEHPLPFLPNVKLAHTSLDTDGNTTLTTDFEFNDQTFTANTSVDAVFDVSYNDYTFYYELFDNDLLTFDFGLTARDLDGDVKVADTGNTQSASRSVSEIVPMVYSSAIIGLPFTDWNLFAEGNYLTFDDHTLYDYQVGVSYALTENFALDVNLTAGYRAVKFELDDLDDFYADLEFKGLFAGVIMHF; encoded by the coding sequence ATGAAAAAAGCAGCTATAGCGTTAACACTTACTACCTTGCTATCGGCATCGGTACAGGCGGACACTTTATTGGGGGTCTATTTCGGCGGCCAGGTATGGGATAACGAAGCCGAAGGGGTGTTCGGGGAAAGTACCACCCAAAGCGATTTTAATTTAAAGGATGAGCAGCAGGGCAGCTTTTTTGTTGCCGTGGAGCATCCGTTGCCGTTTTTACCGAATGTTAAATTGGCGCATACCAGCCTGGATACCGACGGTAATACTACGCTGACAACCGACTTTGAATTTAACGATCAAACCTTTACCGCCAACACCAGTGTTGATGCCGTCTTTGATGTCAGTTATAACGATTACACTTTTTATTATGAGTTGTTTGACAATGATCTGCTGACCTTTGATTTTGGTTTAACCGCCAGGGATCTTGACGGCGATGTCAAGGTGGCTGATACCGGCAATACCCAAAGTGCCAGCCGCTCGGTTTCTGAAATCGTGCCTATGGTTTATAGTTCGGCAATTATCGGTTTACCTTTTACCGACTGGAATCTGTTTGCCGAAGGCAACTATTTAACTTTTGATGATCATACCTTGTACGATTATCAGGTCGGGGTCAGCTACGCCCTGACAGAGAATTTTGCCCTGGATGTTAACCTGACCGCAGGTTACCGGGCAGTGAAATTTGAGTTGGATGATCTGGATGACTTTTATGCAGATCTTGAATTTAAAGGTCTGTTTGCCGGGGTTATCATGCACTTTTAA
- a CDS encoding assimilatory sulfite reductase (NADPH) flavoprotein subunit, translating into MLPKQRNLSQTMLDADQLASLQQTIGSYSPLQLAWASGYLAAKSEQSSVAVLPAAQAAVSSTLTILYVSQTGNAKGVAQQLAQSAEAAGISVNLKNVADYKAKSLKSETHLLIVASTNGEGEAPDDGLEFHEFLFSKKAPKLPNLKYSVLALGDSSYEFFCQTGKDFDERLKALGATQVSARVDCDVDYDSDAKAWSTQIVETLKEELTSSDDALAPVVNLPVSNSSVSSYNKQNPYAAEFLVSQKITGRESAKDVRHIEIDLGESGLQYQPGDALGVWFENDLALVDELLQLLAFAGDEPVTFIKDDSEQTLAIREALVSVFEITQTAPSFVDFWAKTSASAQLLALAEDKNALREFAANHQLVDILKLAPAKVTPQELIDTLRKMTPRLYSIASSQAEVDEEVHLTVGLVSYERDGKTRLGGASGYLAQRLEEGAKVKVFIEHNDNFRLPESDDTPVIMIGPGTGVAPFRAFMQEREARDAGGDNWMFFGDQTFTQDFLYQVEWQNYLKSGLLTKMNVAFSRDQAEKIYVQDRLKEQAKDVFAWLERGAHLYVCGDANRMAKDVHNTLLEIIAQEGGLSTEQAEDYLKTLRVSKRYQKDVY; encoded by the coding sequence ATGTTGCCAAAGCAGCGAAATTTAAGTCAAACCATGTTGGATGCGGATCAGTTGGCATCTCTTCAACAAACCATAGGTAGTTATTCTCCACTTCAGCTTGCCTGGGCCAGTGGTTATTTAGCCGCGAAAAGCGAGCAGTCTTCGGTGGCGGTATTACCGGCGGCGCAAGCGGCGGTTTCATCGACGTTAACCATTTTATACGTTTCCCAGACCGGCAATGCCAAAGGTGTGGCACAGCAGCTGGCGCAAAGCGCCGAAGCCGCAGGTATCAGCGTTAATTTAAAAAATGTTGCCGACTATAAAGCGAAGTCGTTGAAGTCGGAAACACACCTGTTAATCGTTGCCAGTACTAACGGCGAAGGTGAAGCGCCGGATGACGGCCTTGAATTCCATGAGTTCCTGTTTTCGAAAAAGGCCCCGAAACTGCCGAACCTGAAATACAGTGTGTTGGCATTAGGGGACAGCAGTTATGAGTTCTTCTGCCAGACGGGTAAAGATTTTGATGAACGCCTTAAAGCCTTAGGGGCAACCCAGGTAAGTGCCAGAGTTGATTGTGATGTCGACTACGACAGCGATGCCAAAGCCTGGAGCACACAAATTGTTGAAACCTTAAAGGAAGAGCTGACGTCATCTGATGATGCCCTGGCGCCTGTGGTGAATTTGCCGGTTTCAAACAGCAGTGTCAGCAGCTATAACAAGCAAAATCCTTATGCCGCTGAATTTCTGGTGAGCCAGAAGATCACCGGCCGGGAGTCGGCAAAAGATGTCCGTCATATCGAAATTGACCTGGGCGAGTCCGGATTACAGTATCAGCCGGGTGATGCCCTGGGTGTCTGGTTTGAAAATGACCTGGCCCTGGTAGATGAATTACTCCAGCTATTAGCTTTTGCCGGAGATGAGCCGGTAACTTTCATCAAAGACGATAGCGAGCAAACACTTGCTATCCGTGAGGCCCTGGTTTCTGTGTTTGAAATTACCCAGACGGCACCGTCATTTGTTGATTTTTGGGCAAAAACATCCGCTTCGGCCCAGTTATTGGCTTTGGCTGAAGATAAAAATGCCTTAAGAGAATTTGCCGCGAATCATCAGCTGGTGGATATCCTGAAATTAGCACCGGCAAAAGTGACGCCTCAGGAGCTGATTGACACTTTACGTAAAATGACGCCACGTCTGTATTCTATTGCTTCGAGCCAGGCAGAAGTGGATGAAGAAGTTCATTTAACCGTAGGCCTGGTGAGCTATGAGCGAGATGGCAAGACCCGCCTTGGCGGCGCATCCGGTTATCTGGCCCAACGTCTTGAAGAAGGTGCCAAGGTAAAAGTTTTTATTGAACATAATGATAACTTCCGCTTGCCGGAAAGTGATGATACTCCGGTGATCATGATCGGGCCGGGCACAGGTGTTGCACCGTTCAGGGCCTTTATGCAAGAGCGCGAAGCCCGGGATGCCGGTGGCGATAACTGGATGTTCTTTGGCGATCAAACCTTTACCCAGGACTTCCTCTATCAGGTGGAATGGCAGAATTATCTGAAATCCGGCCTGCTGACTAAGATGAATGTCGCTTTCTCCCGGGACCAGGCAGAGAAAATCTATGTTCAGGACAGGTTAAAAGAGCAGGCGAAAGATGTTTTTGCCTGGTTAGAGCGCGGTGCTCATCTGTATGTCTGTGGTGATGCCAATCGTATGGCCAAAGATGTTCACAATACGCTGC
- a CDS encoding beta-ketoacyl synthase: MTALPLIVGMGGINAAGRTSFHQGFRRIVIDKLNARARQETFVGLATLMNLVSYREGELFDQAGKAIAPADIESVFGEQILRGTLIRKIESNHFDPDATPWHQKMTLTPSEQGFSFETRKRDLPTPLPSSWQVTELDGGRVKVEIPDNLDIKHHSVRDNPIKAAGQFPTGFKPENLYNSRYQPRGLQATIFGASDAIHSTGIAWEDILEKIGADQIGVYSASVMGQVQNEGLGGMMNNRLRGDRVSTKNLALGLNTMSTDFINAYVTGNVGTTFTASGACATFLYNMRAAVQDMQAGRIRVAIVGSAEAAVTPEVVEGFGNMSALANEEGLKRLDGTDNVDHRRTSRPFGENCGFTIGEGAQFAILMDDQLALEMGAQVMGSVADVFVNADGFKKSITAPGPGNYITMAKSVALAKSILGGEALEQRSFILAHGSSTPQNRVTESLIYDRIADSFNISNWPVAAPKAFVGHTIGPASGDQLAMALGIFAHNIMPGVTTIDKVADDVYDERLNIATEHWSCPDMDVAFINSKGFGGNNATAAIFSPKVTLSMMEKRYGKEAFAGYQEKLQQVEQAQARYQQNADNGQFGLIYKFGQGQIDENDIKISEQSISVPGFKHDITLPTTNPFEDMV, from the coding sequence ATGACGGCTTTACCTCTTATTGTTGGCATGGGCGGCATCAACGCTGCAGGACGTACATCGTTTCATCAGGGCTTTCGCCGAATCGTTATCGATAAACTCAATGCCCGGGCACGGCAGGAAACGTTTGTCGGCTTGGCGACATTAATGAATCTGGTGAGCTACCGAGAAGGCGAGCTTTTTGATCAGGCTGGTAAGGCGATTGCACCTGCCGATATTGAAAGTGTTTTTGGCGAGCAGATCCTCCGCGGTACCCTGATCCGGAAAATAGAAAGCAACCATTTTGATCCTGATGCGACCCCCTGGCACCAGAAAATGACCCTGACCCCAAGTGAGCAGGGTTTTAGTTTTGAAACCCGTAAACGTGATTTGCCTACGCCATTGCCTTCAAGCTGGCAGGTAACTGAGCTTGATGGTGGCCGGGTGAAGGTGGAAATTCCGGATAATTTAGATATTAAACATCATTCGGTGCGCGATAACCCCATTAAGGCGGCTGGACAGTTTCCTACCGGCTTTAAGCCGGAAAACCTCTATAACAGCCGTTATCAGCCCAGAGGTTTGCAGGCGACCATTTTTGGCGCCAGTGATGCGATACATTCCACCGGGATTGCCTGGGAAGATATCCTGGAAAAGATTGGCGCCGATCAGATCGGTGTGTACTCGGCTTCCGTGATGGGGCAAGTACAAAATGAAGGCCTGGGCGGCATGATGAACAACCGCTTACGCGGTGACAGGGTGTCGACGAAAAACCTGGCATTAGGTTTAAATACCATGTCTACCGATTTCATCAACGCCTATGTTACCGGTAATGTCGGTACTACCTTTACCGCTTCCGGCGCCTGTGCCACTTTCTTATATAATATGCGCGCCGCCGTGCAGGATATGCAGGCGGGCAGGATCCGCGTGGCCATTGTCGGCAGTGCCGAAGCGGCCGTGACCCCTGAAGTGGTGGAAGGTTTTGGTAATATGAGCGCCCTGGCCAATGAAGAAGGCCTGAAAAGACTTGATGGCACAGACAATGTCGATCACCGCAGAACCAGCCGTCCGTTCGGGGAAAATTGCGGCTTTACCATAGGTGAAGGCGCCCAGTTTGCGATATTGATGGATGATCAACTAGCGCTGGAAATGGGCGCCCAGGTCATGGGATCCGTAGCCGATGTTTTTGTTAATGCCGACGGTTTCAAAAAATCCATTACTGCCCCGGGTCCGGGTAATTATATTACCATGGCAAAATCGGTGGCGCTGGCAAAAAGCATTTTAGGGGGCGAAGCCCTGGAACAGCGCAGCTTTATTCTCGCCCACGGTTCCAGTACCCCGCAAAACCGGGTAACCGAATCCTTGATTTATGATCGCATTGCCGACAGTTTTAATATCAGCAACTGGCCGGTAGCAGCGCCTAAAGCCTTTGTCGGTCATACCATAGGCCCTGCCAGTGGCGATCAGCTGGCGATGGCGCTGGGAATTTTCGCCCATAATATTATGCCGGGAGTGACGACTATCGATAAGGTGGCGGATGATGTTTATGATGAAAGATTAAATATCGCCACCGAGCACTGGTCTTGCCCGGATATGGATGTGGCTTTTATTAACTCCAAGGGTTTTGGCGGTAATAATGCCACGGCGGCCATCTTCTCACCTAAGGTGACGCTGTCGATGATGGAAAAACGTTACGGTAAAGAAGCTTTTGCCGGCTATCAGGAGAAATTGCAGCAGGTAGAACAGGCGCAGGCCCGTTACCAGCAAAATGCTGACAATGGCCAGTTTGGCTTGATCTATAAGTTTGGTCAGGGTCAGATTGATGAGAATGATATCAAGATCAGCGAACAGTCGATATCCGTACCTGGGTTTAAGCATGATATTACTTTACCGACAACGAACCCGTTTGAAGATATGGTCTAG